A part of Pectobacterium cacticida genomic DNA contains:
- the infB gene encoding translation initiation factor IF-2, with protein sequence MTEVTVKSLAAEIQTPVDRLIQQFADAGITKSESDSVTQHEKETLLAHLNRDRGNAPSKLTLQRKTRSTLSVPSTGGKSKSVQIEVRKTRTYVKRDPIDAEQAEREEQARREAEEQAQRAAEEQAKREAAEKAKRAADEQAKREAAEKAKRDVAEKEKVTNQQNENMTKPAQAEKAKREAEAAELKRKAEETARLKVEEEARRIAEEARRMAEENAGRWEAESAKPEETADYHVTTSHHAREAEDENDRQVEGERRSRSRAGKVTKQKKGNRQSESKADREEARAVTRGGKGKRKPSSLQQSFNKPAQAVNRDVVIGETVTVAELANKMAVKGSQVIKVMMKLGAMATINQVIDQETAQLVAEEMGHKVILRRENELEEALMSDRDMGVAAESRAPVVTIMGHVDHGKTSLLDYIRSTKVAAGEAGGITQHIGAYHVETDNGMITFLDTPGHAAFTAMRARGAQATDIVVLVVAADDGVMPQTIEAIQHAKAAKVPVVVAVNKIDKPEADPDRVKTELSQYGVMPEEWGGESQFVHVSAKAGTGIDELLDAILLQAEVLELKAVHSGMANGVVIESFLDKGRGPVATVLVREGTLHKGDIVLCGFEYGRVRAMRDELGREITSAGPSIPVEILGLSGVPAAGDEATVVRDEKKAREVALYRQGKFREVKLARQQKSKLENMFANMTEGEVSELNIVLKSDVQGSCEAISDSLQKLSTDEVKVKIVGSGVGGITETDATLAAASNAIILGFNVRADASARRIVESENLDLRYYSVIYDLLDEVKQAMSGMLAPEYKQEIIGLAEVRDVFKSPKFGAIAGCMVTEGVVKRHNKIRVLRDNVVIYEGELESLRRFKDDVNEVRNGMECGIGVKNYNDVRPGDVIEVFETVEVKRTIA encoded by the coding sequence ATGACAGAAGTAACCGTAAAATCGCTGGCCGCAGAGATCCAGACTCCGGTTGACCGCCTGATACAACAGTTTGCTGATGCGGGAATAACCAAGTCCGAATCAGACTCTGTGACTCAGCATGAAAAAGAAACATTATTGGCACATTTGAACCGCGATCGCGGTAATGCGCCAAGTAAGTTGACGTTGCAGCGCAAAACGCGTAGCACGTTAAGCGTTCCTAGCACTGGCGGAAAAAGTAAGTCGGTGCAGATCGAAGTCCGCAAGACACGCACTTATGTAAAACGCGATCCTATTGATGCCGAACAGGCTGAAAGGGAAGAGCAGGCACGGCGTGAAGCGGAAGAACAGGCACAACGTGCCGCTGAAGAGCAAGCTAAACGCGAAGCTGCTGAGAAAGCGAAACGTGCTGCCGACGAGCAAGCCAAACGTGAAGCCGCTGAAAAAGCTAAGCGTGATGTAGCGGAAAAAGAAAAAGTGACGAACCAACAAAACGAAAATATGACTAAGCCAGCTCAGGCTGAGAAAGCGAAACGCGAAGCAGAAGCCGCAGAGCTTAAACGTAAAGCGGAAGAAACGGCGCGTCTTAAAGTTGAAGAAGAAGCCCGCCGTATTGCAGAAGAGGCCCGTCGTATGGCAGAAGAAAATGCCGGACGTTGGGAAGCGGAAAGCGCTAAACCAGAAGAGACGGCCGATTACCATGTGACGACGTCCCATCATGCCCGTGAAGCAGAAGATGAAAATGATCGCCAAGTTGAAGGCGAACGCCGTAGCCGTAGTCGTGCCGGTAAAGTAACCAAACAGAAGAAAGGAAATCGTCAGTCAGAATCCAAGGCCGATCGCGAAGAAGCGCGCGCGGTTACTCGTGGCGGTAAGGGAAAGCGCAAGCCGAGTTCCCTACAACAAAGTTTTAATAAGCCAGCGCAGGCGGTTAACCGCGATGTTGTGATTGGCGAGACCGTTACTGTCGCTGAGCTGGCTAACAAAATGGCCGTTAAAGGCTCTCAGGTCATCAAAGTAATGATGAAACTAGGCGCAATGGCAACGATCAACCAGGTTATTGATCAGGAAACGGCACAACTTGTGGCGGAGGAAATGGGCCATAAGGTTATTCTGCGACGTGAAAATGAGTTAGAAGAAGCGCTAATGAGCGATCGTGATATGGGCGTGGCGGCAGAATCCCGCGCACCAGTCGTTACTATCATGGGCCATGTCGATCACGGTAAAACGTCTTTGCTCGACTATATCCGCTCAACTAAGGTCGCAGCGGGTGAAGCGGGGGGCATTACCCAGCATATTGGTGCTTACCACGTAGAAACTGACAACGGTATGATTACGTTTCTGGATACCCCTGGGCATGCTGCGTTTACCGCAATGCGTGCTCGTGGTGCGCAGGCAACAGATATCGTCGTATTGGTTGTGGCGGCCGATGATGGCGTGATGCCTCAGACTATCGAAGCTATCCAGCACGCGAAGGCCGCTAAGGTCCCGGTGGTAGTCGCAGTCAACAAAATCGATAAGCCTGAGGCCGATCCCGATCGAGTGAAAACCGAGCTCTCTCAGTATGGCGTCATGCCGGAAGAGTGGGGCGGCGAGTCTCAGTTTGTCCATGTATCCGCTAAAGCCGGCACGGGCATTGACGAATTGCTGGATGCGATTCTGTTGCAGGCCGAAGTTCTGGAACTGAAGGCGGTCCATAGCGGCATGGCAAACGGTGTGGTTATCGAATCCTTCTTGGATAAAGGCCGTGGCCCGGTGGCAACGGTGCTGGTGCGTGAAGGTACGTTGCACAAAGGCGATATCGTGTTGTGTGGCTTTGAATATGGACGTGTTCGTGCAATGCGTGATGAGTTAGGCCGTGAAATCACGTCCGCAGGCCCTTCTATTCCTGTCGAAATTCTGGGGCTGTCCGGTGTTCCTGCCGCAGGCGATGAAGCGACGGTCGTGCGTGACGAGAAGAAAGCGCGCGAAGTCGCCTTATATCGCCAGGGTAAATTCCGTGAAGTCAAACTGGCGCGTCAGCAGAAATCTAAACTGGAAAACATGTTTGCCAACATGACGGAAGGTGAAGTTTCTGAACTGAATATCGTGCTGAAATCTGACGTTCAAGGTTCTTGTGAAGCGATTTCCGATTCCTTGCAGAAGCTGTCTACTGATGAAGTGAAAGTGAAGATTGTGGGCTCCGGTGTCGGTGGTATCACAGAAACGGACGCAACGCTGGCAGCCGCTTCGAATGCGATTATCCTTGGCTTTAATGTTCGTGCTGATGCGTCAGCACGCCGCATTGTTGAATCAGAAAACCTGGATCTGCGTTATTACTCCGTCATTTATGACTTGCTTGACGAAGTGAAACAGGCGATGAGCGGGATGTTAGCGCCTGAATACAAACAAGAGATCATCGGTCTGGCCGAAGTACGTGATGTCTTTAAATCGCCGAAATTTGGTGCCATCGCCGGTTGTATGGTGACGGAAGGTGTCGTTAAGCGCCACAATAAGATCCGTGTACTACGTGACAACGTCGTGATCTACGAAGGTGAGCTGGAGTCTTTACGCCGCTTCAAAGATGACGTTAACGAAGTTCGCAACGGCATGGAATGTGGCATTGGCGTGAAGAACTATAATGACGTTCGTCCTGGCGATGTGATCGAAGTGTTTGAAACGGTTGAGGTTAAACGTACGATCGCGTAA
- the nlpI gene encoding lipoprotein NlpI, translating into MKPFLRWCYVATALMLAGCSNTDWRKDAVLAIPLQPTLQQEVILARMEQILASRALTDDERAQLLYERGVLYDSIGLRALARNDFSQALTIRPDIPEVFNYLGIYFTQAGNFDAAYEAFDSVLELDPTYNYARLNRGIALYYGGRYLLAQDDLLAFYRDDPNDPFRSLWLYLVEREINPDAAVKALNKRYHDAKKGPWGWNIVEFYLDSISEKTLMQRLQEEATDNTSLAEHLSETDFYLGKHYLSLGDKDTALALFKLTVANNVHNFVEHRYALLELALLGQEQDDLSGSDQQ; encoded by the coding sequence ATGAAGCCTTTCTTGCGCTGGTGTTATGTTGCAACAGCACTCATGCTGGCAGGATGCAGCAACACGGATTGGCGTAAAGACGCAGTATTGGCGATTCCGTTACAGCCGACTTTGCAGCAGGAAGTTATTCTGGCCCGCATGGAACAAATCCTTGCTAGCCGGGCGCTGACTGATGATGAGCGAGCGCAGCTATTATATGAGCGCGGAGTGTTGTATGATAGCATCGGGTTGCGGGCTTTAGCGCGAAATGATTTTTCACAAGCACTAACGATCCGCCCTGATATTCCAGAAGTTTTTAACTATCTGGGTATTTATTTTACGCAGGCAGGCAATTTTGATGCTGCCTATGAAGCGTTTGATTCTGTACTAGAGCTTGATCCAACTTACAATTACGCGCGTTTAAACCGGGGCATCGCTTTGTATTATGGTGGTCGCTACCTGTTGGCGCAGGATGATCTGCTGGCGTTTTATCGAGACGATCCGAATGATCCTTTCCGTTCGTTGTGGCTGTATCTTGTGGAGCGAGAGATCAATCCAGATGCGGCTGTAAAGGCGTTAAATAAACGCTATCACGATGCTAAGAAAGGACCTTGGGGCTGGAATATTGTCGAATTCTACCTGGACAGTATCAGTGAGAAAACACTGATGCAACGTTTGCAGGAAGAGGCTACGGATAACACTTCGCTCGCTGAGCATCTCAGTGAAACTGACTTCTATTTAGGTAAGCACTACCTAAGTCTGGGGGACAAGGACACCGCTTTGGCGCTGTTCAAGCTGACGGTTGCTAACAACGTTCATAATTTCGTTGAGCACCGCTATGCATTGTTGGAATTGGCGCTATTAGGCCAAGAGCAAGACGACCTATCAGGATCGGACCAGCAATAG
- a CDS encoding DEAD/DEAH family ATP-dependent RNA helicase, producing the protein MTDLLTSFSDLGLSAPIINALTDLGYEKPSPIQAECIPHLLNGRDVLGMAQTGSGKTAAFALPLLNNLKPELKAPQMLVLAPTRELAVQVAEACNDFAKHMHGVNVVALYGGQRYDVQLRALRGGAQIVVGTPGRLLDHLKRGTLDLSHLSGLVLDEADEMLRMGFIEDVENIMAQIPAEHQTALFSATMPEAIRRITRRFMRDPQEVRIQSSVTTRPDISQSYWTVQGMRKNEALVRFLEAEDFDAAIIFVRTKNATLEVAEALERSGYNSAALNGDMNQALREQTLERLKDGRLDILIATDVAARGLDVERISLVVNYDIPMDAESYVHRIGRTGRAGRAGRALLFVENRERRLLRNVERTMKLTIPEVELPNAELLGQRRLAKFAAKVQQQLESSDLDMYRALLTKLQPQEELDIETLAAALLKMAQGERPLILPPDPVFRPRREFRERDDSRGERRRDPREARDGERPQRRERRDAGEMELYRIEVGRDDGVEVRHIVGAIANEGDISSRYIGNIKLFASHSTIELPKGMPGDLLSHFTRTRILNKPMNMQLLGDAVQHQERRERSDSRGGRSFSGGERREGGRRSFGGQGDARREGQRAPRRRPADVGQ; encoded by the coding sequence ATGACTGATTTACTTACTTCTTTTTCCGATTTGGGGCTGTCTGCTCCGATTATTAATGCCCTGACCGATCTGGGCTATGAAAAACCATCGCCGATTCAGGCTGAATGTATTCCCCACCTGCTGAACGGTCGCGATGTGCTGGGTATGGCGCAGACCGGCAGTGGTAAAACTGCGGCTTTTGCTCTGCCGTTACTCAATAATTTAAAACCTGAGTTAAAAGCACCGCAGATGCTGGTGTTGGCTCCAACCCGAGAGTTGGCTGTTCAGGTTGCTGAAGCCTGTAATGATTTTGCCAAACATATGCACGGCGTTAACGTTGTTGCCTTGTACGGCGGCCAGCGGTATGACGTTCAACTACGGGCGTTGCGTGGCGGTGCTCAAATTGTTGTAGGTACGCCGGGTCGTCTGCTGGATCATTTGAAGCGCGGAACGCTTGATCTATCTCATCTGAGCGGTTTGGTGCTGGATGAAGCTGATGAAATGTTGCGGATGGGCTTCATCGAAGATGTTGAAAATATCATGGCCCAGATCCCCGCAGAGCATCAAACTGCGCTGTTTTCTGCGACCATGCCTGAAGCGATCCGTCGCATTACGCGCCGCTTTATGAGAGATCCGCAAGAAGTGCGTATCCAATCAAGCGTGACGACGCGTCCTGACATTAGCCAGAGCTACTGGACGGTGCAGGGCATGCGTAAAAACGAGGCGCTGGTTCGTTTCCTTGAGGCGGAAGATTTTGATGCGGCGATTATTTTCGTTCGTACTAAAAATGCGACGTTGGAAGTGGCCGAAGCGCTGGAACGTAGTGGTTATAACAGTGCTGCGCTGAACGGTGACATGAATCAGGCATTGCGTGAGCAAACGCTAGAGCGCCTGAAAGACGGTCGTCTTGACATCCTGATTGCGACCGACGTTGCGGCGCGTGGTTTAGATGTTGAACGTATTAGCCTGGTTGTGAACTATGATATTCCGATGGACGCCGAATCCTATGTCCATCGTATTGGTCGTACTGGGCGTGCGGGCCGCGCTGGTCGTGCCTTGTTGTTTGTAGAAAACCGTGAACGCCGCTTGCTACGCAACGTTGAACGCACAATGAAGCTGACGATTCCTGAAGTGGAATTACCGAATGCAGAATTGCTGGGTCAGCGCCGTCTGGCTAAATTTGCCGCGAAAGTACAACAGCAGTTGGAAAGTAGCGATTTGGATATGTACCGCGCGCTACTGACCAAGTTACAACCGCAGGAAGAGTTGGATATCGAGACGCTAGCGGCTGCGCTACTGAAGATGGCACAGGGTGAACGTCCTCTGATTCTGCCACCCGATCCGGTATTCCGTCCTCGCCGTGAGTTCCGCGAGCGTGATGATTCGCGCGGCGAACGTCGCCGCGATCCACGTGAAGCCCGTGATGGCGAGCGTCCGCAACGTCGCGAGCGTCGTGACGCTGGCGAAATGGAATTGTATCGCATCGAAGTAGGTCGTGATGACGGTGTTGAAGTTCGCCACATTGTTGGCGCTATCGCCAACGAAGGCGATATCAGCAGCCGTTACATTGGCAACATCAAACTGTTTGCGTCTCACTCGACTATTGAATTGCCGAAAGGGATGCCAGGTGATCTGCTGTCACACTTTACTCGCACACGTATTTTGAATAAGCCAATGAACATGCAATTGTTGGGTGACGCAGTGCAACATCAGGAGCGCCGCGAACGTTCTGATAGCCGAGGCGGGCGTTCTTTCTCCGGCGGTGAACGCCGCGAAGGTGGACGTCGTTCATTTGGCGGGCAGGGTGATGCTCGTCGTGAAGGTCAACGCGCTCCGCGCCGTCGTCCTGCCGATGTTGGCCAATAA
- the pnp gene encoding polyribonucleotide nucleotidyltransferase encodes MLNPIVRKFQYGQNTVTLETGMMARQATAAVMVSMDDTAVFVTVVGAKNAKPGQNFFPLTVNYQERTYAAGRFPGGFFRREGRPSEGETLISRLIDRPIRPLFPEGFLNEVQVIATVVSVNPQVNPDIVAMIGASAALSLSGIPFNGPIGAARVGYLNDQYVLNPTTDELKESRLDLVVAGTEGAVLMVESEADLLSEDQMLGAVVFGHDQQQVVIENINALVAEAGKPKWEWHAPEVNVALEQRVQALSEARLGDAYRITEKQERYAQVDAIKDDVVAALQAEDETLDASEILEILGNIEKNVVRSRVLAGEPRIDGREKDMIRGLDIRTGVLPRTHGSALFTRGETQALVTATLGTERDAQTIDELTGERTDRFLLHYNFPPYSVGETGMVGSPKRREIGHGRLAKRGVLAVMPKASEFPYTVRVVSEITESNGSSSMASVCGASLALMDAGVPIKSAVAGIAMGLVKEGDNFVVLSDILGDEDHLGDMDFKVAGSREGITALQMDIKIEGITREIMQVALNQAKGARLHILGVMEQAISIPRGDISEFAPRIHTLKISTDKIKDVIGKGGSVIRALTEETGTTIEIEDDGTVKIASTDGEKAKHAIRRIEEITAEIEVGRVYQGKVTRIVDFGAFVAIGGGKEGLVHISQIADKRVEKVTDYLQMGQEVSVKVMEVDRQGRVRLSIKEATVQTQDAAAAASGE; translated from the coding sequence TTGTTAAATCCGATCGTTCGTAAATTTCAATATGGCCAGAATACTGTCACGTTAGAGACGGGTATGATGGCACGCCAGGCTACCGCCGCTGTGATGGTAAGCATGGATGATACCGCGGTATTCGTTACCGTGGTCGGCGCGAAAAACGCCAAACCCGGCCAAAATTTCTTCCCATTAACGGTTAACTATCAGGAGCGTACCTACGCTGCCGGACGTTTCCCTGGTGGTTTTTTCCGTCGTGAAGGCCGTCCAAGCGAAGGCGAAACGCTGATTTCTCGTCTTATTGACCGTCCTATCCGCCCCCTGTTCCCAGAGGGTTTCCTGAATGAAGTTCAGGTGATTGCGACCGTTGTTTCCGTTAACCCACAGGTTAACCCTGACATCGTTGCCATGATTGGTGCCTCTGCGGCGCTGAGCTTATCAGGAATTCCTTTTAACGGTCCTATCGGTGCCGCACGTGTTGGTTATTTGAATGACCAATATGTCCTGAACCCAACAACAGATGAACTGAAAGAAAGCCGTCTAGATTTGGTCGTCGCGGGTACAGAGGGCGCGGTTCTGATGGTGGAATCCGAAGCTGATCTGTTGAGTGAAGATCAGATGCTAGGCGCGGTAGTGTTTGGTCACGATCAGCAGCAGGTTGTTATTGAAAATATTAATGCTTTGGTTGCCGAAGCGGGTAAGCCGAAGTGGGAATGGCATGCGCCTGAGGTCAATGTTGCTTTAGAACAGCGTGTGCAAGCTCTATCTGAAGCTCGTTTGGGTGACGCGTATCGCATTACTGAAAAACAAGAGCGCTATGCGCAAGTTGACGCCATTAAAGATGATGTCGTTGCCGCTTTGCAAGCTGAAGATGAAACTTTGGATGCAAGCGAGATTCTGGAAATCTTAGGTAACATCGAGAAAAACGTGGTACGTAGCCGCGTGCTGGCAGGCGAACCGCGTATTGATGGCCGTGAAAAAGACATGATACGTGGTCTGGATATACGCACCGGCGTACTGCCCCGTACTCACGGTTCCGCGTTGTTCACCCGCGGTGAAACGCAGGCGTTAGTTACAGCAACGCTGGGTACGGAGCGCGACGCACAGACTATTGATGAGCTGACCGGAGAACGTACCGATCGCTTCCTGTTACACTATAATTTTCCTCCCTACTCTGTTGGTGAAACGGGAATGGTGGGTTCACCAAAGCGTCGCGAAATAGGGCATGGTCGCCTAGCCAAGCGTGGCGTGCTGGCCGTCATGCCTAAAGCGAGCGAATTCCCGTACACCGTACGTGTTGTATCTGAAATCACGGAATCTAATGGATCTTCTTCGATGGCATCTGTCTGCGGTGCTTCTCTGGCTCTGATGGACGCTGGGGTTCCGATTAAGTCAGCCGTTGCCGGGATCGCAATGGGGTTAGTGAAAGAAGGCGATAACTTTGTTGTTCTGTCCGATATTCTGGGTGATGAAGACCATCTGGGCGATATGGACTTCAAAGTTGCTGGCAGCCGTGAAGGTATTACCGCGTTACAAATGGATATCAAGATTGAGGGGATTACCCGTGAGATTATGCAGGTAGCGCTAAATCAGGCCAAAGGTGCACGTTTGCACATTCTGGGTGTGATGGAGCAGGCTATCAGCATTCCACGTGGCGATATTTCTGAGTTCGCCCCGCGTATTCATACCCTCAAAATTAGCACCGACAAGATCAAAGACGTAATCGGTAAAGGTGGTTCGGTGATTCGTGCGTTGACGGAAGAAACGGGCACAACCATTGAAATTGAAGATGATGGTACGGTGAAGATCGCTTCTACGGATGGCGAGAAAGCGAAGCATGCGATTCGTCGAATTGAAGAGATTACCGCTGAAATTGAAGTTGGCCGCGTGTATCAGGGTAAAGTGACTCGTATTGTCGATTTTGGTGCTTTTGTGGCTATTGGCGGCGGTAAAGAAGGTCTGGTACATATTTCTCAGATTGCCGATAAGCGTGTAGAAAAAGTGACCGACTATTTACAGATGGGTCAGGAAGTCTCTGTCAAGGTGATGGAAGTTGACCGTCAAGGCCGCGTGCGCTTAAGTATCAAGGAAGCCACAGTGCAAACCCAGGATGCGGCAGCAGCTGCTTCCGGAGAATAA
- the rbfA gene encoding 30S ribosome-binding factor RbfA has product MAKEFSRTQRVAQEMQKEIAIIIQREVKDPRIGMATVSGVEVSRDLAYAKVFVTFLNDNEPEQIKTALKALQDASGFIRTLVGKAMRLRVVPALTFSYDNSLVEGMRMSNLVTNVVRNDSERRAITGEDRED; this is encoded by the coding sequence ATGGCAAAAGAATTTAGCCGTACCCAGCGCGTTGCACAGGAAATGCAAAAAGAAATCGCCATTATCATTCAGCGTGAAGTGAAAGATCCGCGTATCGGTATGGCTACCGTATCCGGTGTAGAAGTTTCGCGCGATCTGGCGTATGCCAAAGTTTTTGTAACTTTTCTGAATGATAACGAGCCGGAACAAATTAAAACGGCGTTGAAAGCGTTGCAGGATGCGTCCGGCTTTATTCGTACCCTGGTTGGTAAGGCGATGCGACTGCGTGTTGTCCCAGCGCTAACCTTCTCCTACGACAACTCGTTGGTTGAAGGGATGAGAATGTCCAATCTGGTGACCAATGTGGTCAGAAATGATTCGGAACGTCGTGCTATTACGGGCGAAGATCGGGAGGATTAA
- the rpsO gene encoding 30S ribosomal protein S15, whose protein sequence is MSLSVEAKAKIVADFGRDANDSGSTEVQVALLTAQINHLQGHFAEHKKDHHSRRGLLRMVSQRRKLLDYLKRKDVARYTSLIERLGLRR, encoded by the coding sequence ATGTCTCTAAGTGTTGAAGCGAAAGCTAAAATCGTAGCAGACTTCGGTCGTGACGCTAACGATAGCGGTTCTACTGAAGTTCAGGTTGCGTTGTTGACCGCGCAGATAAATCATCTGCAAGGGCACTTCGCCGAGCATAAAAAAGATCACCACAGCCGTCGTGGTCTGCTGCGTATGGTTTCTCAGCGTCGTAAGCTGCTGGACTACCTGAAGCGTAAAGATGTCGCGCGTTACACCAGCCTGATCGAGCGTCTGGGCCTGCGTCGCTAA
- the yrbN gene encoding protein YrbN produces the protein MTENFHDELCRLAAMFNEARVHD, from the coding sequence ATGACTGAAAATTTTCACGATGAGTTATGTAGACTGGCCGCCATGTTTAATGAGGCACGTGTACATGACTGA
- the truB gene encoding tRNA pseudouridine(55) synthase TruB, with translation MSRPRRRGRDVHGVLLLDKPQGASSNDVLQKVKRIFNANRAGHTGALDPLATGMLPICLGEATKFSQYLLDSDKRYRVIARLGQRTDTSDADGNVIEERAIGFSATELEQALESFRGTTQQVPSMYSALKYQGRKLYEYARQGLTVPREAREITVYELQFIRWEGDELELEIHCSKGTYIRTIIDDLGEKLGCGAHVIYLRRLQVATYPIERMVTLEQLATLVEQAQAQELSPSLSLDSLLMPMESPVIAFPEVNLIPVVASYLKQGQPVQAAGAPRAGMVRITEGDEHKFIGMGEIDSDGRVAPRRLVVEYPA, from the coding sequence ATGAGTCGTCCTCGTCGCCGTGGCCGTGATGTTCACGGCGTATTGTTATTAGACAAGCCGCAAGGTGCGTCATCCAATGATGTTTTGCAGAAGGTAAAGCGGATATTTAACGCTAACAGAGCGGGCCATACGGGAGCGTTAGATCCGCTAGCAACCGGTATGTTGCCGATTTGCCTTGGGGAAGCGACGAAATTTTCCCAATACCTGCTGGATTCAGATAAACGCTACCGTGTGATTGCACGTTTGGGACAGCGAACCGACACCTCTGATGCCGATGGCAACGTAATTGAAGAACGGGCGATAGGTTTTTCTGCAACGGAACTGGAGCAGGCGCTGGAGAGTTTTCGTGGCACTACACAGCAAGTACCCTCTATGTATTCGGCGCTAAAATATCAAGGGCGCAAGCTGTATGAGTATGCGCGTCAGGGGCTGACCGTACCGCGCGAGGCGCGTGAAATCACCGTTTACGAACTGCAATTCATTCGCTGGGAAGGTGATGAGTTGGAGCTGGAGATTCATTGCTCAAAAGGCACGTACATCCGCACTATTATTGATGATTTGGGTGAAAAGCTAGGCTGTGGCGCGCATGTGATTTACCTGCGCCGTTTACAGGTTGCCACGTATCCTATTGAAAGAATGGTAACGCTGGAGCAACTGGCCACATTGGTCGAGCAGGCTCAGGCGCAAGAGCTCTCGCCTTCACTGAGTCTCGATTCGCTGCTCATGCCAATGGAGAGTCCGGTCATAGCTTTTCCTGAAGTGAATTTGATACCCGTTGTCGCAAGCTATCTTAAGCAAGGGCAGCCTGTTCAGGCGGCGGGTGCGCCGCGTGCCGGGATGGTGAGGATCACCGAAGGTGATGAGCACAAGTTCATCGGCATGGGTGAAATTGATAGCGATGGTCGCGTTGCGCCAAGACGCCTGGTCGTTGAATATCCGGCCTAG